In one Choloepus didactylus isolate mChoDid1 chromosome 1, mChoDid1.pri, whole genome shotgun sequence genomic region, the following are encoded:
- the LOC119529445 gene encoding LOW QUALITY PROTEIN: olfactory receptor 5K1-like (The sequence of the model RefSeq protein was modified relative to this genomic sequence to represent the inferred CDS: inserted 1 base in 1 codon): MAEENCALKNEFILTEFTDYPELRPLLFVMFFAIYLITMLGNLGLVTLISKEPCLHTPMCIFLANLALVDSCCACANTPKMLENFFSENRMVSLYECMAQFYFLCTVETADCFLLAAMGYDRYVAICSPLQHHTRMSKKLCIQMTTGAYIVGNLHCISHVRLLFRLTFCGSNHINHIYCDILPLHRLSCIDPYVNELVLFIFXGSIQVFTLGSVLISYLYILFTIFKMKSKEGRVKAFSTCVSHFVSVSLFYGSLFFMYIRPNLLEEGDKDIPAAILFTIVVPLLNPFIYNLRNKEVISVLRKILKIKS, encoded by the exons ATGGCTGAAGAAAATTGCGCCTTAAAAAATGAGTTTATCCTTACAGAATTTACAGATTACCCAGAGCTGAGGCCCCTTCTGTTTGTGATGTTCTTTGCCATCTATCTGATCACCATGCTGGGGAATCTGGGCCTGGTGACACTGATTTCAAAAGAGCCTTGTCTTCACACACCAATGTGCATCTTTCTGGCCAACCTGGCTCTTGTGGATTCTTGCTGTGCCTGTGCCAATACTCCTAAAATGTTAGAGAACTTCTTTTCTGAGAACAGAATGGTTTCTCTCTATGAATGCATggcacaattttattttctttgcactGTTGAAACTGCAGACTGCTTTCTCTTGGCAGCAATGGGCTATGACCGGTATGTGGCAATATGCAGCCCACTGCAGCACCACACAAGGATGTCAAAAAAACTCTGCATTCAGATGACCACAGGGGCCTACATAGTTGGAAACTTGCATTGCATATCTCATGTAAGGCTTCTATTTAGATTAACTTTCTGTGGATCTAATCACATCAACCACATTTATTGTGATATTCTTCCTTTACACAGACTCTCCTGTATTGATCCTTATGTCAATGAACTGGTACTATTCATCT CAGGGTCAATTCAAGTCTTCACCTTAGGTAGTGTCTTAATATCTTATCTCTATattctttttactattttcaaaatgaaatccaaagaaggaagagtcaaagccTTTTCTACCTGTGTATCTCACTTTGTGTCTGTCTCATTATTCTATGGATCACTCTTCTTCATGTATATTAGACCAAATTTGCTTGAAGAGGGGGATAAAGATATACCAGCAGCTATTTTGTTTACAATAGTAGTTCCCTTACTAAATCCCTTTATTTATAACCTGAGAAATAAGGAAGTAATAAGTGTCTTgagaaaaattctgaaaataaaatcttaa